One window from the genome of Magnolia sinica isolate HGM2019 chromosome 4, MsV1, whole genome shotgun sequence encodes:
- the LOC131243087 gene encoding NAC domain-containing protein 54-like isoform X2, whose protein sequence is MAPMTLPPGFRFHPTDEELVAYYLKRKINGRKIELEIIPAVDLYKCEPWDLPEKSFLPSKDLEWYFFSPRDRKYPNGSRTNRATKAGYWKATGKDRKVMSHMREVGMKKTLVYYRGRAPHGSRTDWVMHEYRLDERECETLSGLQDAYALCRVFKKNGLGPKMDDQYVAPYDDHSQWMHNDRSSGMELSSDGRGEDMESNGYPFPSDTCSSGIVQGAFHVHEQGDGAWMQFLAEEALSSTDPPFPDNADFAFLPSKVDVALERARLHQRLTLPPLEMDDFPQIDLPGPHSVFSRPDVNQVDILQEILSVACASQQLIDQSNHKEMWATAKYHPSDELSPVTELEIGGRNEKNQVGDVVSSKLIEISDLEEEFKGAKVVENLRGVKMSHKNLEESTQEHNTVLIESISNFQKKEEPNTDKDYEPNDFSLGFINADGEMDNSPGTPTFDVYEKIEFNRGLFVASHNVAQTFFHHIEPSKTVSVHMDVMVMHGFPGLEPDMGRKCCNRQSTFSKFKAFARDKLVGIKTFVNMANSTVGVLAVLLTSFICLGEVLENLV, encoded by the exons aGAAATCATTCTTGCCAAGCAAAGATCTTGAGTGGTATTTCTTCAGCCCTCGAGATCGTAAGTATCCGAACGGATCGAGGACGAATCGAGCGACCAAGGCCGGCTACTGGAAGGCAACGGGGAAGGATCGGAAGGTGATGTCCCACATGCGGGAAGTTGGCATGAAGAAGACGCTCGTCTACTACCGAGGACGTGCTCCCCACGGCTCACGGACGGACTGGGTCATGCACGAATACCGCCTCGACGAAAGAGAATGTGAAACTCTCTCAGGCTTGCAG GACGCTTATGCGCTGTGCCGCGTGTTTAAGAAGAATGGGTTGGGCCCCAAGATGGACGACCAATATGTGGCTCCATATGACGACCATTCTCAATGGATGCATAATGACCGTTCATCTGGCATGGAACTCTCTTCTGATGGAAGAGGGGAAGATATGGAGAGTAATGGCTATCCATTCCCATCAGATACATGCTCATCGGGCATCGTCCAAGGAGCCTTCCACGTCCATGAACAAGGAGATGGGGCATGGATGCAGTTTCTTGCAGAAGAGGCACTTAGCTCCACGGACCCTCCATTTCCGGACAATGCAGATTTTGCCTTTCTTCCATCTAAG GTGGATGTAGCGCTAGAACGCGCAAGATTGCATCAACGGCTGACATTGCCTCCATTGGAGATGGATGATTTCCCACAGATTGATCTCCCGGGCCCGCATTCCGTATTTTCTCGACCTGATGTAAATCAAGTGGACATTCTACAAGAGATCCTATCCGTTGCTTGTGCGTCACAACAACTCATTGATCAATCCAACCATAAGGAAATGTGGGCCACTGCGAAGTATCATCCTTCCGATGAACTTTCCCCGGTGACGGAGCTAGAAATCGGTGGAAGAAATGAGAAAAATCAAGTGGGCGACGTGGTCTCGTCGAAATTAATCGAGATTAGTGATCTGGAAGAGGAGTTCAAGGGTGCAAAGGTTGTGGAGAACTTGCGAGGGGTAAAAATGTCACATAAAAATCTAGAGGAG AGCACGCAAGAGCACAACACAGTGCTAATAGAAAGCatctcaaatttccaaaagaaagaGGAGCCAAACACTGATAAAG ACTACGAACCAAACGATTTCTCTCTTGGATTTATCAACGCAGATGGTGAGATGGACAATTCCCCGGGCACACCCACCTTCGACGTATATGAGAAGATCGAATTCAACCGTGGATTGTTCGTTGCGAGCCATAATGTGGCCCAGACGTTCTTTCACCACATTGAGCCCTCGAAGACGGTTAGTGTCCAtatggatgtgatggtaatgcaTGGCTTTCCGGGACTAGAACCGGATATGGGCCGTAAATGCTGCAATCGGCAGTCCACTTTTAGCAAGTTCAAGGCGTTTGCTAGAGATAAGTTGGTGGGGATCAAAACGTTCGTAAATATGGCGAATTCGACGGTAGGTGTACTTGCAGTTCTACTGACATCTTTCATTTGTCTTGGGGAGGTTTTGGAGAATCTCGTTTGA
- the LOC131243087 gene encoding NAC domain-containing protein 54-like isoform X3 yields MAPMTLPPGFRFHPTDEELVAYYLKRKINGRKIELEIIPAVDLYKCEPWDLPEKSFLPSKDLEWYFFSPRDRKYPNGSRTNRATKAGYWKATGKDRKVMSHMREVGMKKTLVYYRGRAPHGSRTDWVMHEYRLDERECETLSGLQDAYALCRVFKKNGLGPKMDDQYVAPYDDHSQWMHNDRSSGMELSSDGRGEDMESNGYPFPSDTCSSGIVQGAFHVHEQGDGAWMQFLAEEALSSTDPPFPDNADFAFLPSKVDVALERARLHQRLTLPPLEMDDFPQIDLPGPHSVFSRPDVNQVDILQEILSVACASQQLIDQSNHKEMWATAKYHPSDELSPVTELEIGGRNEKNQVGDVVSSKLIEISDLEEEFKGAKVVENLRGVKMSHKNLEESTQEHNTVLIESISNFQKKEEPNTDKDGEMDNSPGTPTFDVYEKIEFNRGLFVASHNVAQTFFHHIEPSKTVSVHMDVMVMHGFPGLEPDMGRKCCNRQSTFSKFKAFARDKLVGIKTFVNMANSTVGVLAVLLTSFICLGEVLENLV; encoded by the exons aGAAATCATTCTTGCCAAGCAAAGATCTTGAGTGGTATTTCTTCAGCCCTCGAGATCGTAAGTATCCGAACGGATCGAGGACGAATCGAGCGACCAAGGCCGGCTACTGGAAGGCAACGGGGAAGGATCGGAAGGTGATGTCCCACATGCGGGAAGTTGGCATGAAGAAGACGCTCGTCTACTACCGAGGACGTGCTCCCCACGGCTCACGGACGGACTGGGTCATGCACGAATACCGCCTCGACGAAAGAGAATGTGAAACTCTCTCAGGCTTGCAG GACGCTTATGCGCTGTGCCGCGTGTTTAAGAAGAATGGGTTGGGCCCCAAGATGGACGACCAATATGTGGCTCCATATGACGACCATTCTCAATGGATGCATAATGACCGTTCATCTGGCATGGAACTCTCTTCTGATGGAAGAGGGGAAGATATGGAGAGTAATGGCTATCCATTCCCATCAGATACATGCTCATCGGGCATCGTCCAAGGAGCCTTCCACGTCCATGAACAAGGAGATGGGGCATGGATGCAGTTTCTTGCAGAAGAGGCACTTAGCTCCACGGACCCTCCATTTCCGGACAATGCAGATTTTGCCTTTCTTCCATCTAAG GTGGATGTAGCGCTAGAACGCGCAAGATTGCATCAACGGCTGACATTGCCTCCATTGGAGATGGATGATTTCCCACAGATTGATCTCCCGGGCCCGCATTCCGTATTTTCTCGACCTGATGTAAATCAAGTGGACATTCTACAAGAGATCCTATCCGTTGCTTGTGCGTCACAACAACTCATTGATCAATCCAACCATAAGGAAATGTGGGCCACTGCGAAGTATCATCCTTCCGATGAACTTTCCCCGGTGACGGAGCTAGAAATCGGTGGAAGAAATGAGAAAAATCAAGTGGGCGACGTGGTCTCGTCGAAATTAATCGAGATTAGTGATCTGGAAGAGGAGTTCAAGGGTGCAAAGGTTGTGGAGAACTTGCGAGGGGTAAAAATGTCACATAAAAATCTAGAGGAG AGCACGCAAGAGCACAACACAGTGCTAATAGAAAGCatctcaaatttccaaaagaaagaGGAGCCAAACACTGATAAAG ATGGTGAGATGGACAATTCCCCGGGCACACCCACCTTCGACGTATATGAGAAGATCGAATTCAACCGTGGATTGTTCGTTGCGAGCCATAATGTGGCCCAGACGTTCTTTCACCACATTGAGCCCTCGAAGACGGTTAGTGTCCAtatggatgtgatggtaatgcaTGGCTTTCCGGGACTAGAACCGGATATGGGCCGTAAATGCTGCAATCGGCAGTCCACTTTTAGCAAGTTCAAGGCGTTTGCTAGAGATAAGTTGGTGGGGATCAAAACGTTCGTAAATATGGCGAATTCGACGGTAGGTGTACTTGCAGTTCTACTGACATCTTTCATTTGTCTTGGGGAGGTTTTGGAGAATCTCGTTTGA
- the LOC131243087 gene encoding NAC domain-containing protein 54-like isoform X1, giving the protein MAPMTLPPGFRFHPTDEELVAYYLKRKINGRKIELEIIPAVDLYKCEPWDLPEKSFLPSKDLEWYFFSPRDRKYPNGSRTNRATKAGYWKATGKDRKVMSHMREVGMKKTLVYYRGRAPHGSRTDWVMHEYRLDERECETLSGLQDAYALCRVFKKNGLGPKMDDQYVAPYDDHSQWMHNDRSSGMELSSDGRGEDMESNGYPFPSDTCSSGIVQGAFHVHEQGDGAWMQFLAEEALSSTDPPFPDNADFAFLPSKVDVALERARLHQRLTLPPLEMDDFPQIDLPGPHSVFSRPDVNQVDILQEILSVACASQQLIDQSNHKEMWATAKYHPSDELSPVTELEIGGRNEKNQVGDVVSSKLIEISDLEEEFKGAKVVENLRGVKMSHKNLEESTQEHNTVLIESISNFQKKEEPNTDKGGINQNRNLKHLNSDDTDYEPNDFSLGFINADGEMDNSPGTPTFDVYEKIEFNRGLFVASHNVAQTFFHHIEPSKTVSVHMDVMVMHGFPGLEPDMGRKCCNRQSTFSKFKAFARDKLVGIKTFVNMANSTVGVLAVLLTSFICLGEVLENLV; this is encoded by the exons aGAAATCATTCTTGCCAAGCAAAGATCTTGAGTGGTATTTCTTCAGCCCTCGAGATCGTAAGTATCCGAACGGATCGAGGACGAATCGAGCGACCAAGGCCGGCTACTGGAAGGCAACGGGGAAGGATCGGAAGGTGATGTCCCACATGCGGGAAGTTGGCATGAAGAAGACGCTCGTCTACTACCGAGGACGTGCTCCCCACGGCTCACGGACGGACTGGGTCATGCACGAATACCGCCTCGACGAAAGAGAATGTGAAACTCTCTCAGGCTTGCAG GACGCTTATGCGCTGTGCCGCGTGTTTAAGAAGAATGGGTTGGGCCCCAAGATGGACGACCAATATGTGGCTCCATATGACGACCATTCTCAATGGATGCATAATGACCGTTCATCTGGCATGGAACTCTCTTCTGATGGAAGAGGGGAAGATATGGAGAGTAATGGCTATCCATTCCCATCAGATACATGCTCATCGGGCATCGTCCAAGGAGCCTTCCACGTCCATGAACAAGGAGATGGGGCATGGATGCAGTTTCTTGCAGAAGAGGCACTTAGCTCCACGGACCCTCCATTTCCGGACAATGCAGATTTTGCCTTTCTTCCATCTAAG GTGGATGTAGCGCTAGAACGCGCAAGATTGCATCAACGGCTGACATTGCCTCCATTGGAGATGGATGATTTCCCACAGATTGATCTCCCGGGCCCGCATTCCGTATTTTCTCGACCTGATGTAAATCAAGTGGACATTCTACAAGAGATCCTATCCGTTGCTTGTGCGTCACAACAACTCATTGATCAATCCAACCATAAGGAAATGTGGGCCACTGCGAAGTATCATCCTTCCGATGAACTTTCCCCGGTGACGGAGCTAGAAATCGGTGGAAGAAATGAGAAAAATCAAGTGGGCGACGTGGTCTCGTCGAAATTAATCGAGATTAGTGATCTGGAAGAGGAGTTCAAGGGTGCAAAGGTTGTGGAGAACTTGCGAGGGGTAAAAATGTCACATAAAAATCTAGAGGAG AGCACGCAAGAGCACAACACAGTGCTAATAGAAAGCatctcaaatttccaaaagaaagaGGAGCCAAACACTGATAAAG GAGGAATCAATCAAAATCGCAATTTGAAGCACTTGAATTCTGATGACACAGACTACGAACCAAACGATTTCTCTCTTGGATTTATCAACGCAGATGGTGAGATGGACAATTCCCCGGGCACACCCACCTTCGACGTATATGAGAAGATCGAATTCAACCGTGGATTGTTCGTTGCGAGCCATAATGTGGCCCAGACGTTCTTTCACCACATTGAGCCCTCGAAGACGGTTAGTGTCCAtatggatgtgatggtaatgcaTGGCTTTCCGGGACTAGAACCGGATATGGGCCGTAAATGCTGCAATCGGCAGTCCACTTTTAGCAAGTTCAAGGCGTTTGCTAGAGATAAGTTGGTGGGGATCAAAACGTTCGTAAATATGGCGAATTCGACGGTAGGTGTACTTGCAGTTCTACTGACATCTTTCATTTGTCTTGGGGAGGTTTTGGAGAATCTCGTTTGA